One segment of Tamlana crocina DNA contains the following:
- a CDS encoding DUF2007 domain-containing protein: MSNYIKIFSGSFIEVQRIFTELEKINICAIIKDESESARLAGFGTFGQGFQEIHVHKDELVRAIKTVKKLTVELQE, encoded by the coding sequence ATGTCAAACTACATTAAAATATTTTCGGGAAGTTTTATTGAAGTGCAACGCATTTTTACTGAGTTGGAAAAAATCAATATTTGCGCCATTATTAAGGATGAATCGGAATCTGCTAGACTGGCTGGCTTTGGAACTTTTGGTCAAGGTTTTCAAGAAATCCATGTTCATAAAGATGAACTGGTCCGGGCAATAAAAACTGTTAAGAAGTTAACTGTCGAATTGCAGGAGTGA
- the pxpB gene encoding 5-oxoprolinase subunit PxpB translates to MKFKLIYKPYGQHGILVEWPASIDEATLNDVLWFKSKLNSNATENIVEARSSYHSLLIIYSRFENGFDNEVLRLKSIYSSEEKSKKLKSTLWHIPVCYDAQFGVDLESISKAKNLSEDEIVNLHSQTIYTVYFIGFLPGFLYLGGLDERLATPRKATPRLQIEKGSVAIGGNQTGVYPSASPGGWNIIGNSPVNFFNVKNETPCFAKAGDHIKFYFIDLKEHQNIKALVNAGVFQIESEVLDG, encoded by the coding sequence ATGAAGTTTAAACTGATTTATAAACCTTACGGGCAGCATGGGATTTTAGTGGAGTGGCCGGCCTCAATTGATGAAGCAACATTGAATGATGTGTTGTGGTTTAAATCGAAATTAAACTCAAATGCCACTGAAAATATTGTTGAAGCGCGCTCATCGTATCACTCCTTGTTGATTATTTATAGCCGATTTGAAAATGGTTTTGATAATGAGGTTTTAAGGTTGAAATCCATTTATTCTTCTGAAGAAAAAAGTAAAAAACTTAAATCGACTTTATGGCATATTCCGGTGTGTTATGATGCTCAATTTGGTGTGGATTTAGAAAGTATTTCGAAAGCTAAAAACCTATCGGAAGATGAAATTGTAAACTTGCATTCCCAAACCATTTACACCGTTTATTTTATTGGGTTTTTACCCGGATTTTTATATTTAGGTGGATTGGACGAGCGTTTGGCCACACCGCGGAAAGCCACCCCCCGATTACAAATTGAAAAAGGCTCGGTGGCCATTGGGGGAAACCAAACAGGGGTTTATCCAAGTGCCAGTCCTGGCGGGTGGAACATTATTGGTAATAGTCCCGTAAATTTTTTCAATGTAAAAAACGAAACTCCTTGTTTTGCCAAGGCGGGCGACCACATTAAATTCTATTTCATTGATTTAAAGGAGCATCAAAATATCAAAGCGTTGGTGAATGCCGGTGTATTTCAAATAGAAAGTGAGGTGCTTGATGGTTAA
- the pheT gene encoding phenylalanine--tRNA ligase subunit beta yields MKISYNWLKQFIKTDWTPEQTSELLTDLGLEVEGVENYQSVKGGLEGVVVGEVLTCEKHPNADKLKVTTVNIGNDEPLQIVCGAPNVAAGQKVPVATIGSTLYTADGEAWTIKKGKIRGEASHGMICAEDELGLGKSHDGIMVLDTDLEPGTPAADIFDIENDHVFEIGLTPNRADAMSHMGTARDLRAGLVQKEINLELITPSVSAFRVDNRTLKMDVDVKNKDLAPRYCGVTISGLRVKESPAWLKHRLKAIGIEPKNNVVDATNYVLHDLGQPLHAFDATKIIGNKIEVKTLKSGTKFTTLDGLERELHEDDLMICNAEKPMCIAGVFGGIDSGVTENTTSIFLESAYFNPVSIRKTAKRHGLNTDASFRFERGIDPNITEYALKRATLLIQELAGGEITSDIVDFYPNKIKDFEVRLSFENAKKLIGEEIPKETIKRILTSLDIKVNNVTETGLGLTVPAYRNDVEREADIIEEILRVYGYNNIKITEKLNASISTTSRFEDYKVQNVVGNQLVSQGFFEIMANSLTTPNYVALSEQLKEEHSISMLNPLSNDLSVMRQSLLFSGLEAVSFNINRKRSDLKLFEFGKTYHGYNDKREEFKHLSLFITGNQNAENWTNSAKKSDFFLMKGLIVSILERLGISRFKEAPITNDLFSEGLTLGLGKNKLVDFGLVKKSVLKHFDISQEVIYADFNWDAILDLVKHNKIKFTEIPKYPEVRRDFALLLDDNVTFESIYNIAKQSEKQLLKAVNLFDVYQGKNLPKGKKSYAVSFTLQDDKKTLTDKQIDKIMNKLQSNFEKQLGAELR; encoded by the coding sequence ATGAAGATTTCTTATAACTGGTTAAAGCAATTCATTAAAACCGATTGGACACCAGAACAAACCAGCGAACTCCTTACCGATTTAGGACTTGAAGTAGAAGGCGTAGAAAATTATCAATCTGTAAAAGGCGGACTGGAAGGCGTTGTTGTTGGCGAAGTATTGACTTGCGAAAAACACCCCAATGCCGATAAACTAAAAGTCACTACGGTGAACATCGGTAATGACGAGCCTTTACAAATTGTTTGCGGAGCACCCAATGTAGCAGCCGGACAAAAAGTTCCCGTTGCCACAATCGGCAGCACACTTTACACGGCAGATGGTGAAGCTTGGACCATTAAAAAAGGAAAAATAAGAGGCGAGGCCAGCCACGGCATGATCTGTGCCGAAGACGAATTGGGCTTGGGTAAATCGCATGACGGTATTATGGTTTTGGATACCGATTTGGAACCCGGAACACCTGCTGCCGATATTTTTGATATTGAAAACGACCATGTTTTTGAAATCGGGTTAACCCCCAACCGTGCCGATGCTATGAGCCACATGGGTACCGCTCGTGATTTAAGAGCCGGATTGGTACAAAAAGAAATCAATTTAGAGCTCATCACGCCATCAGTAAGTGCGTTTCGTGTAGACAATCGTACCCTAAAAATGGATGTGGATGTTAAAAATAAAGACCTTGCACCACGTTATTGCGGCGTTACCATTTCTGGGCTGCGGGTTAAAGAATCACCTGCTTGGTTAAAGCACCGCTTAAAAGCCATTGGCATTGAACCAAAAAACAATGTGGTTGATGCTACAAATTACGTACTTCATGATTTAGGACAACCACTACACGCTTTTGATGCTACTAAAATTATTGGCAACAAAATAGAAGTAAAAACCTTAAAGTCAGGCACTAAATTTACCACTTTAGATGGTTTAGAACGCGAACTTCACGAAGACGATTTAATGATTTGCAATGCTGAAAAACCTATGTGCATCGCCGGGGTTTTTGGAGGGATTGACTCGGGGGTTACCGAAAACACCACTAGCATTTTCTTGGAAAGTGCCTATTTTAACCCGGTGAGTATCCGTAAAACGGCCAAACGCCACGGATTGAATACTGATGCCTCTTTTCGTTTTGAACGTGGCATCGACCCCAATATTACGGAATACGCTTTAAAACGTGCTACGTTGCTCATTCAAGAATTGGCGGGCGGCGAAATCACCAGCGACATTGTTGATTTTTATCCCAACAAAATAAAGGATTTCGAAGTGCGTTTGAGTTTTGAAAACGCAAAAAAACTGATTGGTGAAGAAATTCCTAAGGAAACCATCAAACGTATTTTAACTTCTTTGGACATAAAAGTGAACAATGTTACCGAAACCGGATTGGGTTTAACCGTTCCAGCCTATCGTAACGATGTAGAGCGCGAAGCCGACATTATTGAGGAAATCTTAAGAGTTTATGGCTACAACAATATCAAAATTACCGAAAAGCTGAATGCCTCAATTTCGACCACCTCCCGTTTTGAGGATTATAAAGTACAGAACGTGGTAGGCAACCAATTGGTGTCGCAAGGCTTCTTCGAAATTATGGCCAATTCGCTTACTACACCAAATTACGTGGCTTTAAGCGAACAGTTAAAAGAAGAGCACAGCATAAGCATGCTCAACCCGTTGAGTAACGATTTATCGGTAATGCGCCAATCATTGTTGTTTTCTGGGTTAGAAGCCGTATCGTTTAACATCAATCGTAAACGTTCCGATTTAAAACTATTCGAATTTGGAAAAACCTATCATGGTTACAACGATAAACGTGAAGAATTCAAACATCTATCGCTTTTTATAACGGGCAACCAAAATGCTGAAAATTGGACCAATAGCGCTAAAAAAAGTGATTTCTTTTTAATGAAAGGGCTGATCGTTTCAATTTTAGAGCGTTTGGGCATTTCAAGATTCAAGGAAGCACCAATCACCAACGATTTGTTTTCTGAAGGCTTGACTTTAGGTTTAGGTAAAAACAAATTGGTCGATTTCGGATTGGTAAAAAAATCCGTTTTAAAACATTTCGATATTTCACAGGAAGTCATTTATGCTGATTTCAACTGGGATGCTATTTTAGATTTAGTGAAGCACAATAAGATTAAATTCACCGAAATACCTAAATACCCCGAAGTACGACGAGATTTTGCATTGCTTCTGGACGATAACGTTACTTTTGAATCGATATACAATATTGCCAAACAAAGTGAAAAGCAGCTATTAAAAGCTGTTAACTTATTCGATGTTTATCAAGGTAAAAACTTACCAAAAGGCAAAAAAAGTTACGCGGTGAGCTTTACGCTTCAAGACGACAAAAAAACACTTACCGATAAGCAAATCGATAAAATAATGAACAAGTTGCAAAGCAATTTTGAAAAACAACTTGGTGCAGAATTACGCTAG
- a CDS encoding SDR family oxidoreductase, producing the protein MSKVVLITGGSSGIGKSMGEFLTEKGFKVYGTSRNPEKYKNSQFPILTLDVKDKDTIKQTVAEIISKENRLDVVINNAGSGITGPIEEIPEAEIKNNFDTNFFGPINVIKAVLPQMRKQHSGLIINITSIAGYMGLPYRGVYSASKGALELLTEAFRMELKDFNIEMTNVAPGDFATNIAAGRYHAPLLDDSPYKKPYGNTLKLMNEHVDSGSNPNLMAEAVYNIINTPKPKGHYKVGEFMQKFSIVLKRILPDKVYEKILMNHYNL; encoded by the coding sequence ATGTCTAAAGTTGTTTTAATTACCGGAGGTTCTTCTGGAATAGGAAAATCTATGGGGGAGTTTTTAACCGAAAAAGGGTTTAAAGTTTATGGTACTAGCCGAAATCCTGAGAAATATAAAAACAGCCAGTTCCCTATTTTGACTTTGGACGTGAAGGATAAAGATACTATTAAACAAACAGTTGCAGAAATCATTTCGAAAGAAAACCGATTGGATGTGGTGATTAACAATGCTGGTTCGGGTATTACTGGCCCTATTGAAGAAATTCCCGAAGCAGAGATAAAAAACAATTTCGACACCAATTTTTTTGGCCCCATAAATGTGATTAAAGCTGTGTTGCCGCAAATGCGGAAACAACATTCTGGACTTATAATTAATATCACTTCAATAGCGGGTTATATGGGTTTGCCATATCGAGGTGTTTACAGTGCCAGCAAAGGAGCGCTAGAGCTATTAACCGAAGCGTTTAGAATGGAATTGAAAGATTTTAATATTGAAATGACTAATGTGGCTCCCGGCGATTTTGCAACCAACATTGCCGCAGGACGCTATCATGCCCCACTTTTAGATGATTCACCGTATAAAAAGCCTTATGGGAATACACTAAAATTAATGAATGAACATGTTGATAGCGGCAGCAACCCGAATCTGATGGCAGAAGCGGTTTATAACATCATCAACACGCCAAAACCAAAGGGGCACTACAAAGTAGGGGAGTTTATGCAGAAATTTTCAATTGTGCTGAAACGGATTTTACCCGATAAGGTTTATGAAAAAATTTTGATGAATCACTACAATCTGTAA
- a CDS encoding ABC-F family ATP-binding cassette domain-containing protein — protein MLSVSNLSVQFGKRVLFDEVNTTFNNGNCYGIIGANGSGKSTFLRILSGKQEPTSGHVSLETGKRMSVLEQEHNLYDEHTVLETVLMGNKPLFKIKTEIDALYADYSDENAEKIGELQVEFEEMNGWNADSDAAAMLSNLGIKEDLHYTMMSDLDGKQKVRVLLAQALFGNPDVLIMDEPTNDLDYETISWLENFLANYDNCVIVVSHDRHFLDAVCTHISDIDFGKINHYSGNYTFWYESSQLAAKQRAQQNKKAEEKKKELEEFIRRFSANVAKSKQATSRKKMIDKLNVADIRPTSRRYPAIIFEREREAGDQILNVEGLSASLDGDVLFKDIDLNLAKGDKVVVFSRDSRATTAFYQILNDKEKADAGKFAWGVTTTQSYLPLDNSEYFNNDLNLIDWLRQWAKTEEEREEVNIRGFLGKMIFSGEEAFKKSSVLSGGEKVRCMLSRMMMQRANVLMLDEPTNHLDLESITAFNNSLKNFKGTVLFTTHDHEFAQTVANRVVELTPNGVIDRYTTFDDYMQDKKIKELREKMYAVTA, from the coding sequence ATGTTATCAGTATCAAATCTTTCGGTTCAGTTTGGAAAACGTGTTCTTTTCGACGAGGTGAATACCACGTTTAACAATGGCAATTGCTACGGAATTATTGGTGCCAATGGCTCCGGAAAATCTACATTTTTAAGAATTCTTTCTGGAAAGCAGGAGCCCACTTCTGGCCATGTGTCGCTTGAAACCGGAAAACGCATGTCGGTGTTAGAGCAGGAGCACAATTTGTACGATGAGCATACGGTACTGGAAACGGTATTGATGGGAAATAAGCCGTTATTTAAAATTAAAACGGAAATTGACGCACTTTATGCTGACTATAGTGATGAAAATGCTGAAAAAATAGGAGAGCTTCAAGTTGAATTTGAAGAAATGAACGGTTGGAATGCCGATAGCGATGCGGCCGCTATGCTTTCAAACTTGGGCATCAAAGAAGATTTGCACTACACCATGATGAGTGATCTGGATGGTAAACAAAAAGTACGTGTTTTATTGGCACAAGCGCTTTTTGGAAACCCCGATGTGCTGATTATGGATGAGCCTACCAACGATTTGGATTACGAAACCATTTCGTGGTTGGAGAATTTTTTGGCCAATTACGATAACTGTGTGATTGTCGTATCGCACGACCGTCACTTTTTGGATGCCGTTTGTACGCATATTTCAGATATCGACTTCGGAAAAATAAATCACTATTCCGGTAACTATACGTTTTGGTACGAGTCGTCGCAATTAGCGGCAAAACAGCGCGCACAACAAAACAAAAAAGCAGAGGAAAAGAAAAAGGAATTGGAAGAGTTTATCCGTCGTTTTTCTGCTAACGTCGCCAAAAGTAAACAGGCTACCAGTAGAAAGAAAATGATTGATAAGCTTAATGTTGCCGATATACGCCCAACTAGCCGACGCTATCCTGCCATTATTTTTGAACGTGAGCGTGAAGCTGGCGACCAAATTTTGAATGTTGAAGGATTGTCAGCATCGTTGGATGGCGATGTGTTATTTAAGGACATCGATTTGAATTTAGCCAAGGGCGATAAGGTAGTAGTCTTTTCAAGAGATTCGAGGGCTACCACCGCGTTTTACCAAATTTTGAACGACAAAGAAAAAGCCGATGCCGGTAAGTTTGCTTGGGGAGTTACCACTACACAATCTTATTTGCCTTTAGATAATAGTGAATATTTTAACAATGACCTAAATCTTATCGACTGGTTGCGCCAATGGGCAAAAACCGAAGAAGAACGAGAAGAAGTTAACATTCGCGGATTTTTAGGGAAAATGATTTTTAGTGGGGAAGAGGCTTTTAAAAAATCATCAGTATTATCGGGAGGTGAAAAAGTAAGATGTATGTTATCACGAATGATGATGCAAAGAGCTAATGTTTTGATGCTGGATGAACCAACCAACCACCTAGATTTAGAAAGTATTACGGCGTTTAACAACTCGCTTAAAAACTTTAAAGGTACTGTGTTGTTTACCACACACGACCATGAGTTTGCACAAACCGTAGCCAATCGAGTGGTGGAGCTTACACCGAATGGAGTGATAGACCGTTACACCACATTTGATGATTATATGCAAGACAAAAAAATTAAGGAATTGCGTGAAAAAATGTACGCGGTTACAGCTTAA
- a CDS encoding biotin-dependent carboxyltransferase family protein translates to MVKVLKPGLYSTVQDFGRTGYQEFGVPYSGTMDHYAAKIVNMLLGNDENAAVIEMTMTGASLQFECDTLISISGANMSPELNKKKIPINKAVAVKQGDVLSFGKLQSGFRSYLGILSGFKTEKILNSRSMYVPITHAQVLKKGEILPVENLPFGHSRKHAQIKIDKSYLSSETLEVFKGPEFDRLTITQQKTLLKTKFSISKDNNRMAYQLEGRFENKLDPIITSAVMPGTVQLTPSGKLIILMRDCQTTGGYPRVLQLADNALNVMAQKFTGQTVSFMMLL, encoded by the coding sequence ATGGTTAAGGTGCTAAAGCCAGGGTTGTATTCTACGGTGCAGGATTTTGGGCGTACAGGCTATCAAGAATTTGGGGTGCCTTATTCGGGTACTATGGATCATTACGCAGCCAAAATAGTGAATATGCTGCTCGGCAACGATGAGAATGCTGCCGTTATTGAAATGACCATGACAGGAGCGTCGCTTCAATTTGAATGCGATACTTTAATTAGCATTTCGGGAGCAAATATGAGTCCTGAATTGAACAAAAAAAAAATTCCGATCAATAAGGCTGTGGCCGTGAAACAAGGGGATGTGTTGTCCTTCGGGAAATTACAATCGGGTTTCAGGAGTTATTTGGGGATTTTAAGCGGCTTTAAAACCGAAAAGATTTTGAACAGTCGAAGCATGTACGTGCCCATCACCCATGCTCAGGTTCTTAAAAAAGGAGAAATACTGCCTGTTGAGAATTTACCATTTGGTCATTCGCGTAAACACGCCCAGATTAAGATCGATAAAAGCTATTTGTCGTCCGAAACCCTTGAGGTTTTTAAAGGGCCTGAGTTTGACAGACTGACAATAACTCAGCAAAAAACTTTGTTGAAAACCAAATTCAGCATTTCAAAAGACAACAACCGTATGGCTTACCAATTGGAAGGACGCTTTGAAAATAAATTGGATCCCATTATCACTTCAGCCGTTATGCCAGGAACAGTGCAGTTAACGCCTTCTGGTAAGCTTATCATTTTAATGCGCGATTGTCAAACAACTGGGGGCTATCCTCGGGTGCTCCAATTGGCAGATAATGCATTGAATGTTATGGCTCAAAAGTTTACTGGTCAAACCGTAAGCTTTATGATGCTGTTGTAG
- a CDS encoding DUF5004 domain-containing protein, producing MRKPILLVKSLIAAGVLFVSCDNSSDDIQCPEAISGELSATETTFTGTWTLQSIVAEDEIDLTDDDTDNPSTDIYGQFTDCEKDLVYEFGNDRSYTYSLGKTATGCNNENEVSGTWELSETGTLRFVGNCTSQALAIDVNDENTAFTFEGTYNFTDVNGTTISTKTSFTYAKSE from the coding sequence ATGAGAAAACCTATTTTATTAGTAAAAAGTTTAATTGCCGCAGGCGTACTATTTGTGAGTTGTGATAACAGTTCGGATGACATCCAATGCCCAGAAGCCATTTCAGGTGAATTGAGCGCTACCGAAACCACCTTTACCGGCACCTGGACATTACAAAGTATTGTTGCCGAAGATGAGATTGACCTTACCGACGACGATACGGACAATCCCAGCACCGATATTTACGGACAATTTACCGATTGTGAAAAAGACTTAGTTTACGAGTTTGGTAACGACCGAAGCTACACCTATTCTTTAGGAAAAACGGCAACCGGATGCAACAACGAAAACGAAGTATCGGGCACGTGGGAACTCAGCGAAACCGGCACTCTCAGATTTGTGGGCAACTGCACCAGCCAAGCTCTTGCCATTGATGTTAATGACGAAAATACTGCTTTTACATTTGAGGGTACTTACAATTTTACAGATGTAAACGGTACGACTATTAGCACTAAAACCTCATTTACTTATGCCAAATCGGAATAA
- the deoC gene encoding deoxyribose-phosphate aldolase, with product MNISNYIDYTLLKPDATSRNIMQLCEIATENNYYSICVNSCYVSLANQLLGQSDVKICSTVGFPLGSMSTAAKVFEAEKAIEDGASEIDMVINIGYLKSGNYMAVLKDITDVKLAIGRAPLKAIIEVSELSKNEIIKACEICLDANVDFIKTSSGFSKSGATLTAVKIIKKTIKNRAKIKAAGGIRDFETAIKYIDAGADRIGTSTAIKSEDDGTILRNTKIFKYYIEQANQAKREAVAKEKSVTR from the coding sequence ATGAATATTTCAAATTACATTGATTATACTTTATTGAAACCAGATGCCACAAGTCGCAACATCATGCAACTTTGTGAAATAGCAACCGAAAATAATTATTACAGTATTTGCGTTAACAGTTGTTATGTTTCATTGGCCAATCAGCTTTTGGGTCAATCTGATGTAAAAATTTGTTCAACGGTAGGCTTTCCTTTGGGATCGATGTCTACAGCCGCAAAAGTGTTCGAAGCCGAAAAGGCAATAGAAGACGGTGCCAGTGAAATCGACATGGTCATCAATATTGGCTATTTGAAAAGCGGCAACTACATGGCTGTTTTAAAAGATATTACTGATGTAAAATTAGCTATTGGCAGAGCCCCATTGAAGGCCATTATTGAAGTTTCAGAATTAAGTAAAAACGAAATCATAAAAGCCTGCGAAATCTGTTTGGATGCTAATGTTGATTTCATCAAAACCTCATCCGGATTTTCAAAAAGCGGTGCGACCTTAACCGCCGTGAAAATCATTAAAAAAACAATAAAAAACCGAGCTAAGATTAAAGCAGCTGGTGGTATTCGCGACTTCGAAACGGCCATTAAATATATTGATGCTGGAGCTGATAGAATTGGAACATCAACCGCTATTAAATCGGAAGATGACGGTACTATCCTTAGAAACACCAAAATTTTTAAGTACTACATCGAGCAGGCCAACCAAGCAAAAAGAGAGGCCGTAGCCAAAGAAAAATCAGTTACTCGATAG
- the pxpA gene encoding 5-oxoprolinase subunit PxpA, giving the protein MENQIIDINVDMGEGIGNEAKLMPYISSCNIACGGHAGDHLTMKTVVKLAKQHRVKIGAHPSFPDKENFGRKTMEMPCVVLYSSLKNQINDLVTVLNEEHVPLHHVKPHGALYNQAATDEKTANVVVEVMKTLALPAELYVPYNSVLARIAVENNIPVLYEAFADRNYNSDLSLVSRTEKNALIEDFDAMFQQVFGIYSGQKVKTISGEWAMIKAHTFCIHGDHPNAVKMVKALVEKLQEKGCKIR; this is encoded by the coding sequence GTGGAAAATCAGATTATTGATATTAATGTAGATATGGGCGAGGGCATAGGCAATGAAGCCAAGTTGATGCCCTATATTTCGTCGTGTAACATTGCTTGCGGTGGGCATGCTGGCGATCACCTCACCATGAAAACCGTGGTAAAATTGGCCAAACAGCATCGCGTAAAAATTGGTGCGCATCCGTCGTTTCCTGATAAAGAAAATTTCGGACGGAAAACTATGGAAATGCCCTGTGTGGTGTTGTACTCCTCGTTAAAAAATCAAATAAACGATTTGGTTACCGTTTTAAATGAAGAGCATGTGCCGTTGCACCACGTTAAACCGCACGGTGCTCTTTACAACCAAGCCGCTACCGATGAAAAAACAGCAAATGTTGTTGTTGAGGTGATGAAAACCCTGGCATTGCCAGCCGAACTTTATGTGCCTTACAATTCGGTATTGGCGAGAATTGCGGTTGAAAATAATATTCCGGTGCTTTATGAGGCATTTGCCGATAGAAATTATAATAGCGATTTATCTTTGGTGTCTCGAACCGAAAAGAATGCACTTATTGAAGATTTTGATGCCATGTTTCAGCAAGTGTTCGGTATTTACAGTGGCCAAAAAGTAAAGACCATTTCGGGCGAATGGGCGATGATAAAAGCGCACACGTTTTGTATTCATGGCGACCACCCCAATGCGGTAAAAATGGTGAAAGCCTTGGTGGAAAAACTTCAGGAAAAAGGCTGTAAGATTAGATAA
- a CDS encoding CAP domain-containing protein produces the protein MLLALSLGFISCSPETEYFKPSPNQKVLPDEAKALSRFEITILDEILSHRRSKGLSVLKRSDAIRTQVYIHTGFMINASRLSHDNYLEREYNLMQYAGAKSVYEIVASGYHSAEDVVNAWLNSAVHRKGIEGNFTHFNVSAEKNDGGVYYFACMFMKK, from the coding sequence ATGCTCTTAGCGTTAAGCTTGGGGTTTATTTCGTGCTCACCCGAAACCGAGTATTTTAAGCCCAGCCCAAATCAAAAGGTGTTACCCGATGAGGCCAAGGCGCTCAGCCGATTTGAAATTACTATTTTAGATGAAATTCTATCCCATAGACGCTCCAAGGGTTTGAGCGTGCTGAAGCGGTCAGACGCCATAAGAACACAAGTATATATCCATACTGGTTTTATGATCAACGCAAGTCGGTTGTCGCACGATAACTATTTAGAGCGTGAATATAATTTAATGCAGTATGCTGGAGCTAAAAGTGTTTACGAAATTGTAGCCAGTGGGTATCATTCGGCGGAAGATGTGGTGAATGCTTGGCTAAACAGCGCGGTGCACAGAAAGGGTATTGAGGGGAATTTTACCCATTTTAATGTTTCCGCTGAAAAAAATGATGGCGGTGTTTACTACTTTGCATGTATGTTTATGAAAAAGTGA
- a CDS encoding phosphatase PAP2 family protein — protein sequence MRGFFITVLLCFSVSVSAQNDTLKKPVDSLSRWKLLKHDAKYTWQSVKHSVSRPAHWKGKDFKTLGFLVAGTLALSSIDEPANQFFKRQDAKAPQLVKDFGWYFGSPQNYFMVNAGLYGVGLITKSETIRKTSVLIISSSVTTGLIQSFAKNAIGRARPNSGYGAFDFKPFSPEGAFHSFPSGHTILSMTMAHSIAKQFNSTWAKVATYSIGSIIPLSRLTANAHWVTDTAFSAAISIIVVDCIDRFLNNTKVYSAANRDSKKISWRLAIKPNQIGLVGNF from the coding sequence ATGAGAGGCTTTTTTATTACTGTACTGCTGTGTTTTTCGGTGTCTGTTTCTGCTCAAAACGATACTCTCAAAAAACCGGTAGACAGCCTCTCGCGGTGGAAACTGTTAAAACACGATGCTAAATACACTTGGCAAAGTGTAAAGCATTCTGTTTCTCGTCCGGCACATTGGAAAGGTAAAGATTTTAAAACGCTCGGTTTTTTAGTGGCGGGAACCCTTGCCCTGTCATCCATCGACGAACCTGCAAACCAATTTTTTAAAAGGCAAGACGCTAAAGCCCCACAGCTGGTTAAGGATTTTGGTTGGTATTTTGGAAGCCCGCAGAACTATTTTATGGTCAATGCTGGCCTGTACGGTGTGGGTTTGATCACCAAAAGCGAAACCATCCGAAAAACCAGCGTACTTATCATTTCATCATCGGTAACCACAGGCCTTATACAAAGTTTCGCAAAAAATGCCATTGGCCGCGCGAGGCCCAATTCGGGTTACGGTGCTTTTGATTTCAAGCCGTTTTCTCCCGAAGGTGCTTTTCACTCCTTTCCATCAGGACATACCATTTTATCGATGACCATGGCACACTCTATTGCCAAACAATTCAATAGTACCTGGGCAAAAGTCGCCACTTATTCCATAGGTTCAATCATACCGCTTTCCAGGCTTACTGCAAATGCCCATTGGGTAACCGACACCGCTTTTAGTGCCGCCATTAGCATTATTGTGGTCGATTGCATAGACCGATTTCTTAACAACACTAAAGTTTATAGTGCCGCGAATAGAGATTCGAAAAAAATATCTTGGCGATTGGCTATTAAGCCCAATCAAATTGGTTTAGTGGGAAATTTTTAA
- a CDS encoding DUF2007 domain-containing protein, whose protein sequence is MSNYIKIFTGDYAMVQRIVAALEREDIIPVVKDESDYGLAPIFGSTNASLHQISVHKDEIEKALPIVEHLTSELEA, encoded by the coding sequence ATGTCGAACTACATTAAGATTTTCACTGGAGATTACGCCATGGTGCAACGTATTGTTGCTGCTCTGGAAAGAGAGGACATTATTCCCGTGGTGAAAGATGAGTCAGACTATGGATTGGCCCCCATATTTGGGTCGACAAATGCTTCACTCCATCAAATATCGGTACATAAAGACGAAATAGAAAAAGCCCTGCCCATTGTGGAGCATTTAACTTCGGAACTTGAAGCTTAA